In Candidatus Paceibacterota bacterium, a genomic segment contains:
- a CDS encoding DUF2914 domain-containing protein: protein MWQKIKNFFFRHERGLSSLAMVAGFVIDNLTLKRIDRYAENLAFLAYLMVITISILLLNIAEEKNWGKKLLSGLHPFFLIAMQFAIGGLWSGFLVFYSRSADFVQSWPFLLLLVAQLFGNELLKAKYARLQLQVGMFYFVLFSYLIFLVPILVKRINTGTFILSGFVSLVAVYLFIKLLHLLIPIRLEENRRKLIWTIGGIFFTINVLYFTNTIPPIPLTVKDSGVYHSVSKNQDGSYSLGFETKTSWGLSDWFRPYQPIHLSPADSAYAFSAIFAPTDFSLKIFHIWQYYDETDGVWVSADKVPLSISGGREGGYRTYSVKSGLAPGLWRVNVETESGQILRRIKFKVIAS, encoded by the coding sequence ATGTGGCAAAAAATTAAAAATTTCTTTTTTCGACACGAAAGAGGTCTATCTTCGCTCGCGATGGTAGCGGGCTTTGTTATTGATAACCTGACGCTTAAGCGGATTGACCGCTATGCCGAGAATCTGGCTTTTCTGGCTTACTTGATGGTGATAACCATATCAATCTTGCTCCTCAACATTGCAGAAGAAAAAAACTGGGGCAAAAAATTGCTTTCTGGTCTCCATCCATTTTTCTTGATTGCGATGCAGTTTGCAATTGGCGGACTTTGGAGTGGCTTTCTGGTTTTTTACTCTCGTAGCGCCGATTTTGTTCAAAGCTGGCCGTTTCTTCTGCTTCTGGTCGCGCAACTTTTTGGCAATGAGCTACTTAAAGCAAAGTATGCCAGGCTCCAACTACAGGTAGGAATGTTTTATTTTGTGCTGTTTTCGTATCTGATTTTTCTCGTGCCGATTTTAGTTAAAAGAATTAACACCGGAACCTTCATTCTTAGTGGCTTTGTCAGTCTGGTTGCCGTTTATTTGTTTATCAAGCTGTTGCACTTGTTAATACCGATTCGGCTTGAAGAAAATCGGCGAAAACTGATTTGGACCATCGGTGGAATTTTTTTCACCATCAATGTACTTTATTTTACCAACACCATTCCGCCAATCCCGCTCACCGTTAAGGATTCAGGTGTCTATCATTCTGTCTCCAAAAATCAAGACGGCAGTTACTCTCTGGGTTTTGAAACCAAGACTTCTTGGGGACTGTCGGATTGGTTTAGACCATACCAACCAATTCATTTAAGTCCGGCCGACTCCGCATATGCTTTTAGTGCTATTTTTGCTCCGACAGATTTTTCCCTAAAAATTTTTCATATTTGGCAATATTACGACGAAACAGATGGAGTTTGGGTTTCGGCAGACAAAGTGCCACTTTCAATTAGTGGCGGTCGGGAAGGCGGCTACCGAACTTATTCAGTCAAGTCCGGTCTGGCACCTGGACTTTGGCGGGTCAATGTGGAAACGGAATCCGGGCAAATTTTAAGGAGAATTAAGT
- a CDS encoding cysteine peptidase family C39 domain-containing protein, whose translation MLKVPYFKQDNNYSCGAAALQMVLRFYGEIYSEKHLAEVLGSNKDFGTSHQAMIDFVRKDGFHVHEADFASHDDLKEFLSKNIPVIVNFLEPESNEGHYAVVIGCEVGHIFLNDPWDGKGFKLTIEAFEKRWINGAGTSTHWLMAILPKHFQHVAKN comes from the coding sequence ATGCTCAAAGTCCCGTATTTCAAGCAAGATAACAATTATTCCTGCGGGGCGGCAGCTTTGCAGATGGTTTTGCGATTTTATGGCGAGATTTATAGTGAAAAACATCTAGCGGAAGTTCTTGGTTCAAACAAAGATTTTGGGACTTCTCATCAAGCAATGATTGATTTTGTCAGAAAGGATGGTTTTCATGTTCACGAAGCCGATTTCGCTAGTCACGATGACCTTAAGGAGTTTTTATCTAAAAATATTCCCGTGATTGTTAATTTTCTGGAGCCTGAAAGCAATGAGGGCCACTATGCGGTAGTTATAGGCTGTGAGGTTGGCCATATTTTTTTGAATGATCCTTGGGACGGAAAGGGGTTCAAACTCACAATCGAGGCTTTTGAAAAGCGCTGGATCAATGGTGCCGGCACCTCGACTCATTGGCTAATGGCAATTTTGCCAAAGCATTTTCAACATGTGGCAAAAAATTAA
- a CDS encoding DoxX family protein → MESNKFENLEKAGPVILRFGLAIVFLWFGFSQLANPTQWTSFLPSFISIAPISAVKFVLLNGWFEIVGAVLLILGTYTRPVALLLALHLFGITFTIGWNALGIRDFGLSIATLVIFLQGAGGFSVDNFKERTSTGLSQ, encoded by the coding sequence ATGGAGTCAAATAAATTTGAAAATTTGGAGAAAGCTGGGCCGGTAATTTTGCGCTTCGGCTTAGCCATTGTTTTCCTGTGGTTCGGCTTCAGCCAGTTGGCAAACCCGACTCAGTGGACTTCCTTTTTACCCAGTTTTATTTCAATCGCGCCAATCTCGGCCGTCAAATTTGTTTTACTCAATGGGTGGTTTGAGATTGTCGGAGCGGTTCTTTTAATTCTCGGTACCTACACTCGGCCAGTGGCTCTGCTTCTGGCGCTTCATTTGTTCGGAATAACTTTCACGATTGGTTGGAATGCCTTGGGTATTAGAGATTTTGGGCTGTCTATCGCCACTCTGGTTATCTTCTTGCAAGGAGCAGGCGGTTTCTCGGTCGATAATTTTAAGGAAAGGACTAGTACGGGTCTTAGCCAGTAA
- a CDS encoding cytochrome b5-like heme/steroid binding domain-containing protein — protein MTCFKKTIGFLALAIFVIGSLVIVIKSEATKPNLDAFGSGMGTGGATRTVSDGSGAISAGGYTLAEVARHNSGASCWVAIAGGVYDVTSFIERHPGGSDAILSLCGVDGSSAFDNQHGGQSKPAEELVSFKIGVLKN, from the coding sequence ATGACCTGTTTTAAAAAGACTATTGGTTTTTTGGCCTTGGCCATTTTTGTAATCGGCAGTCTAGTTATTGTAATCAAGTCGGAAGCGACTAAGCCCAATCTCGACGCTTTTGGTTCGGGCATGGGCACTGGTGGGGCGACCCGAACTGTTAGCGATGGTTCAGGTGCGATTTCTGCCGGTGGCTACACTTTGGCGGAAGTCGCGAGGCATAATTCCGGCGCAAGCTGCTGGGTGGCTATTGCTGGGGGAGTTTATGATGTGACATCTTTTATTGAACGGCACCCAGGAGGTTCTGATGCAATTTTGTCGCTTTGCGGGGTTGATGGTTCCAGCGCTTTTGACAACCAACACGGCGGGCAGAGCAAGCCGGCAGAGGAGCTCGTAAGTTTTAAAATCGGCGTTCTTAAAAATTAA
- a CDS encoding cupredoxin domain-containing protein — protein MMKSTVISISIAVLLIIGAFALAKNNSNGSLENGLPANNVSIENGVQIVQIRAKGGYQPRISNAKAGLPTILRFNTNGTFDCSASVIIPSLKISQFLATSGSTDIDLGLQSAGRLQGSCGMGMYPFEINFSN, from the coding sequence ATGATGAAATCAACAGTCATTTCAATTTCAATTGCCGTTCTTCTTATCATCGGTGCTTTTGCGTTGGCCAAAAATAATTCAAATGGCAGTCTGGAGAACGGTCTGCCAGCCAATAATGTGTCGATTGAAAATGGAGTGCAAATTGTCCAGATTCGCGCCAAGGGAGGTTATCAGCCAAGAATTAGTAACGCTAAAGCTGGGCTACCGACGATTTTGCGTTTCAATACCAACGGGACTTTTGACTGTTCCGCTTCTGTGATTATCCCGAGCTTAAAAATTAGCCAATTCCTGGCAACAAGCGGTTCAACCGATATTGATTTGGGTCTGCAATCAGCCGGCCGTCTCCAGGGCAGTTGCGGTATGGGCATGTATCCTTTTGAGATTAACTTTAGCAATTAG